The following DNA comes from Nitrospirae bacterium YQR-1.
GCTCAGAGGCACCAGAGAAATTAATATACCGATTAAATAAAGAAATATCACTTAGAGGAACTCTCGATATTCTGCGTAAGGGTATTTCCGACCGTGGAGCTAATGTTAAACTTGCCTACTTTAAACCAAGCAGCGGAATGAATCCTAAACATGCTGAACTTTACATGCAAAATCGCTTCTCTGTCGTTAGACAGCTCAAATACAGCGCAAGTAATGAAAAATCATTGGATATGGTTATATTCCTAAATGGATTACCCATCATCACTATGGAGCTTAAGAACTCACTTACAGGGCAGACAGTTGAGGAAGGGTTTATCCTTGATGTACTTGAAAACTATACCACCCTCAAAAGATATTTCAAGCTCAAGAAAAAATACGAAGGGGATAAGGAATACGAGAAAAAAAAGGCAGTTCACCTTCTTACAAGTTATGTTGACCTTCAGCCCCATGCTATTGAAAAGAAGACAACTCTTATGCTTGACCATTTTCTCGAACATACTGTGGATACAATACAAAGAAGAGGCAGGGCAATGGTAGTGACACGTTCAAGGCTTCATACCGTCAGATATTTCCTTGAATTTAAGAAGCAGATGGAAGAACGTGGCATTACCTATAAACCTCTTGTTGCATTTTCAGGGGAGGTCGAAGACCTTGATGCTTCTGTTGAATATACAGAGACGGGCTTAAATCAACTTCCCCCTAAAGTAAGTATTCCCGATGCCTGCAAAACTCCTGATTACCGGATTTTAATTGTTGCAGAGAAGTTCCAGACCGGATTTGATGAGCCTATGCTCCATACCATGTATGTGGACAGGAAACTTGAGGGAGTCCATGCTGTTCAGACCTTAAGCAGGTTAAACCGGACTATGAGTTGATTTAGAGAAAATGCTCCGTAATTATCAGGAAAATCAAAGTTTAAAAGATGTTATGGAAGGGAATAATACAAAGGAAGACAAGAAATATAGGTCTGACAAGGAGATTGATGCTCTTTTTATGAAATATGTAAACACCAAGCTGGAGCTTTACAAGAAACTCACAGAACCACAGGTAAACTCCTATATCAAACAAGAGTGGTTTGAACAAATTATGCCAATTCTAAATCAATA
Coding sequences within:
- a CDS encoding type I restriction endonuclease; protein product: MPKNYLEQDFEDHIEEHLLNSGYHKCLPENYDCSACLLTSGVLKFVQDTQPKEYKKLELQYGSEAPEKLIYRLNKEISLRGTLDILRKGISDRGANVKLAYFKPSSGMNPKHAELYMQNRFSVVRQLKYSASNEKSLDMVIFLNGLPIITMELKNSLTGQTVEEGFILDVLENYTTLKRYFKLKKKYEGDKEYEKKKAVHLLTSYVDLQPHAIEKKTTLMLDHFLEHTVDTIQRRGRAMVVTRSRLHTVRYFLEFKKQMEERGITYKPLVAFSGEVEDLDASVEYTETGLNQLPPKVSIPDACKTPDYRILIVAEKFQTGFDEPMLHTMYVDRKLEGVHAVQTLSRLNRTMS